One Caulobacter segnis genomic window carries:
- a CDS encoding TonB-dependent receptor, producing the protein MTIATPRRQARRALLGASALAAVLAIPALALAQQADQTSVDEIIVTATKRDATIQDIPFSINAQTEKDIQRSGAVTLEDLSRNVAGLTIQNLGPGQSQVSVRGVSAGQVVRDQPGVKEQVGVYLDESVISLSLFTPDIDLFDLNRVETLRGPQGTLFGSGSVGGTIRYITNQPKLGVNEGVFEANANLVGGDDFGGHVKGAVNIPMSDKVAMRAVGYLTRYGGFIDARKEGGKVEKNVNDGTRRGGRIAFLIQPSETFSLTPRVVYQEIRAHGFNRQEVFNLFANNNTTTRPKIQLDEREQYLLLDESFADDTLLADLTANLDLGGAALTSVTSYINRDITVNRDASALTGSVSVDLGFPAAAVLLPSKLVDTTDLEQFTQELRLASTGDGPFQWVVGGFYSKVDRVYNQRLPTPGYDAYTNAVLGAGTSTAVANGFPSDSPYNAYLPYDIKQKAVFGEVNYTLGKLTATAGGRYYDFSETRQFKSGGLFANGDNRTDKTSSDGFTPRFLLSYEAADNVTFNAQASKGFRLGGVNDPLNLPLCSAQDAAIFGGYQSYDDETLWNYEGGVKSRFGGVRFNGAVFYTDIKNLQTTLDAGSCSSRVVFNVAKAHTKGVEAEVSARLASGLDIGLSGSLLEAEFDSTVKDGTGAVIGGIREGNRLPSVPKFQVSFDVTYSREVWDGANGYLKASVQHVGSRFTQASDQENNPRAFVSNLAFGGATGLVPTVVNLKLPSYEIVNLSAGVEMKDGVDITLYVNNLFDENALLSFDRERGGRARLGYSVGQPRTAGVTVRKAF; encoded by the coding sequence ATGACCATCGCTACACCGCGCCGCCAGGCGCGTCGCGCGCTGCTGGGCGCCAGCGCGCTCGCCGCTGTTCTCGCCATCCCCGCCCTGGCCCTGGCCCAGCAGGCGGACCAGACCTCGGTCGATGAGATCATCGTCACCGCCACCAAGCGCGACGCGACGATCCAGGACATCCCCTTCTCGATCAACGCCCAGACGGAGAAGGACATCCAGCGTTCGGGCGCGGTCACCCTGGAGGACCTGTCGCGCAACGTGGCGGGCCTGACGATCCAGAACCTCGGTCCCGGCCAGAGCCAGGTGTCGGTGCGCGGCGTCTCCGCCGGCCAGGTGGTCCGCGACCAGCCCGGCGTGAAGGAGCAGGTTGGGGTCTATCTCGACGAGTCGGTGATCTCGCTGTCGCTGTTCACGCCCGACATAGACCTCTTCGACCTGAACCGGGTCGAGACCCTGCGCGGCCCGCAAGGCACGCTGTTCGGTTCGGGCTCGGTCGGTGGCACGATCCGCTACATCACCAACCAGCCCAAGCTGGGCGTCAACGAGGGCGTGTTCGAGGCCAACGCCAATCTGGTCGGCGGCGACGACTTCGGCGGCCACGTGAAGGGGGCGGTTAACATCCCGATGTCCGACAAGGTCGCCATGCGCGCGGTCGGCTACCTGACCCGCTACGGCGGCTTCATCGACGCCCGCAAGGAAGGCGGCAAGGTCGAGAAGAACGTCAACGACGGCACGCGGCGCGGCGGGCGGATCGCCTTCCTGATCCAGCCGTCCGAGACCTTCAGCCTGACCCCCCGCGTGGTCTACCAGGAGATCCGCGCCCACGGCTTCAACCGCCAGGAGGTGTTCAACCTCTTCGCCAACAACAACACCACCACCCGGCCCAAGATCCAGCTGGACGAGCGCGAGCAGTACCTGCTGCTGGACGAGAGCTTCGCCGACGACACCCTGCTGGCCGACCTGACCGCCAACCTCGACCTGGGCGGCGCGGCCCTGACCTCGGTGACCAGCTACATCAACCGCGACATCACGGTGAACCGCGACGCCAGCGCCTTGACCGGCAGCGTGTCGGTCGATCTTGGCTTTCCCGCCGCGGCGGTGCTGCTGCCGTCCAAGCTGGTCGACACCACCGACCTGGAGCAGTTCACCCAAGAACTGCGCCTAGCCTCGACCGGCGACGGGCCGTTCCAGTGGGTGGTCGGCGGCTTCTATTCGAAGGTCGACCGCGTCTACAACCAGCGCCTGCCGACCCCCGGCTACGACGCCTATACCAACGCCGTGCTGGGCGCGGGCACTTCCACCGCGGTCGCGAACGGCTTCCCGTCGGACTCGCCCTACAACGCCTACCTGCCCTACGACATCAAGCAGAAGGCCGTGTTCGGGGAGGTGAACTACACGCTCGGCAAGCTGACCGCGACGGCTGGCGGCCGCTACTACGACTTCAGCGAGACGCGGCAGTTCAAGTCCGGCGGCCTGTTCGCCAACGGCGACAACCGCACCGACAAGACCTCGTCGGACGGCTTCACCCCGCGCTTCCTGCTGAGCTACGAGGCGGCCGACAACGTCACCTTCAACGCCCAGGCCTCGAAGGGCTTCCGCCTGGGCGGGGTCAACGATCCGCTGAACCTGCCGCTGTGCTCGGCGCAGGACGCGGCGATCTTCGGCGGCTACCAGTCCTATGACGACGAGACGCTGTGGAACTACGAGGGCGGGGTGAAGTCGCGCTTCGGCGGCGTCCGCTTCAACGGCGCGGTGTTCTACACCGACATCAAGAACCTGCAGACCACCCTGGACGCCGGCTCGTGCAGCTCGCGCGTGGTGTTCAACGTGGCCAAGGCCCACACCAAGGGCGTCGAGGCCGAGGTTTCGGCCCGCCTGGCCTCCGGCCTCGACATCGGCCTGTCGGGCAGCCTGCTGGAGGCCGAGTTCGACTCGACCGTCAAGGACGGGACGGGTGCGGTGATCGGCGGCATCCGCGAGGGCAACCGCCTGCCGTCGGTGCCCAAGTTCCAGGTCTCGTTCGACGTCACCTACAGCCGCGAGGTCTGGGACGGCGCCAACGGCTATTTGAAGGCCTCGGTCCAGCACGTCGGCAGCCGCTTCACCCAGGCCAGCGACCAGGAGAACAACCCGCGCGCGTTCGTCTCGAACCTGGCGTTCGGCGGGGCGACGGGGCTGGTTCCCACGGTCGTGAACCTGAAGCTGCCCAGCTACGAGATCGTCAATCTCAGCGCTGGGGTCGAGATGAAGGACGGGGTCGACATCACCCTCTACGTCAACAACCTGTTCGACGAGAACGCCCTGCTGTCCTTCGATCGCGAACGCGGCGGCCGGGCGCGCCTGGGCTATTCCGTCGGCCAGCCGCGCACGGCGGGCGTGACGGTGCGCAAGGCGTTCTAG
- a CDS encoding acetyl-CoA C-acyltransferase — MREAVIVSYARTGLAKSNRGGFNNTHGAAMAGHAIQHAVKRAGLDGPEVEDVVLGCGGPEGATGMNVARNAAIWAGLPVTTSGQTVNRFCSSGLQAIATAANYVRNDGAPVAIGGGVESISLVQGGGHMNRFHITEDKLMKEKPALWMAMIDTADIVAKRYGVSREYQDEYSLRSQQRIAAAQAAGLFDNEIVPMATKMKVVNKETKEESLVDYVVTKDECNRPETTLEGLAKLEPVKGPGNFITAGNASQLSDGAAAVVVMEAKEAAKRNLEPLGLFKGFAIAGCEPDEMGIGPVFAVPRLLERHGLKVDDIDLWELNEAFASQCLYSRDRLGIDPEKYNVNGGSIAIGHPFGMTGARCAGHLLLEGKRRKAKLGVVTMCIGGGMGAAGLFEIF, encoded by the coding sequence ATGCGCGAAGCGGTCATCGTCTCTTACGCCCGCACGGGCCTGGCCAAGTCCAACCGCGGCGGCTTCAACAACACCCATGGCGCGGCCATGGCTGGCCACGCGATCCAGCACGCGGTGAAGCGCGCCGGCCTGGACGGGCCGGAAGTCGAGGACGTCGTGCTGGGCTGCGGCGGTCCGGAAGGGGCCACGGGCATGAACGTCGCCCGCAACGCCGCCATCTGGGCGGGCCTGCCGGTGACCACCTCGGGCCAGACCGTCAATCGCTTCTGCTCGTCGGGCCTGCAGGCGATCGCCACGGCGGCCAACTACGTCCGCAACGACGGCGCGCCGGTCGCCATCGGCGGCGGCGTGGAGTCGATCTCGCTGGTGCAGGGCGGCGGCCACATGAACCGCTTCCACATCACCGAAGACAAGCTGATGAAAGAAAAGCCGGCCCTGTGGATGGCGATGATCGACACCGCCGACATCGTCGCCAAGCGCTACGGCGTCAGCCGCGAGTACCAGGACGAATATTCGCTGCGCAGCCAGCAGCGCATCGCCGCCGCCCAAGCCGCCGGCCTGTTCGATAACGAGATCGTGCCGATGGCCACCAAGATGAAGGTGGTCAACAAGGAGACCAAGGAAGAGAGCCTGGTCGACTACGTCGTCACCAAGGACGAGTGCAATCGTCCGGAGACCACCCTCGAGGGCCTCGCCAAGCTGGAACCCGTCAAGGGTCCGGGCAACTTCATCACCGCCGGCAACGCCAGCCAGCTGTCGGACGGCGCGGCCGCCGTCGTGGTGATGGAGGCCAAGGAGGCCGCCAAGCGCAACCTCGAGCCGCTGGGCCTGTTCAAGGGCTTCGCCATCGCCGGCTGCGAGCCCGACGAGATGGGCATCGGCCCGGTCTTCGCCGTGCCGCGCCTGCTGGAACGCCACGGCCTGAAGGTCGACGACATCGACCTCTGGGAGCTGAACGAGGCCTTCGCGTCGCAGTGCCTCTACAGCCGCGACCGCCTGGGCATCGATCCCGAGAAGTACAACGTCAACGGCGGCTCGATCGCCATCGGCCACCCGTTCGGCATGACCGGGGCCCGCTGCGCCGGCCACCTGCTGCTGGAAGGCAAGCGCCGCAAGGCCAAGCTGGGCGTGGTGACCATGTGCATCGGCGGCGGGATGGGCGCCGCCGGCCTGTTCGAAATCTTCTGA
- a CDS encoding methyl-accepting chemotaxis protein — protein sequence MLTTIMLMGVVLYANKVSLGHSVERTERAYEMLRQADTASFRLTRQENSLRGFLLSGDSYYVKRLEEAHKPKFLKALDELRTLADGDQEDLARIAAVDAAYADYRKQAIEPSETLGADPATRPQAVELVKHDGVADKAVEPVENAIEAITKNAEAELATEAAAQKKASMESTLALAVGILITAGIAIGGGLLLTGAIAKPVAAMTNAMRRLAAGDNTVAVPAQGRKDEIGDMAAAVAFFKDAAIEKIRVERAAAEHREAADGERAANEAEKAEAAREDGLAITALNEALDRLAGGDLTHRIDTPFAPKTESLRTNFNAAADRMQQAIQAIGAATGGVNSGTDEIADASDNLSRRTEQQAASLEETAAALDEITATVRKTAAGAKEASQVVATARSDAERSGHIVSQAVSAMTEIETSSNQVSQIIGVIDEIAFQTNLLALNAGVEAARAGEAGRGFAVVAQEVRALAQRSADAAKEIKTLISTSTAQVETGVDLVGQTGEALSRIVEQVASIDALMQEISASTTEQATGLNEVNSAVNQMDQVVQQNAAMVEEATAATHSLKNEAKSLSEMVARFRVNRAQAVAASAPAPVMSAPAARPPAPVSKARPASRPSAPISRGNTAVAVNEDWEEF from the coding sequence ATGCTTACCACGATCATGCTGATGGGCGTGGTTCTCTACGCCAACAAGGTGAGCCTCGGGCACTCCGTCGAACGCACCGAGCGCGCCTATGAGATGCTGCGCCAGGCGGATACGGCGTCCTTCCGTCTGACCCGCCAGGAGAACTCGCTGCGCGGCTTCCTGCTGTCGGGCGACAGCTACTACGTCAAGCGCCTGGAAGAGGCGCACAAGCCCAAGTTCCTGAAGGCGCTGGACGAACTGCGCACCCTGGCCGACGGCGACCAGGAAGACCTGGCGCGCATCGCCGCGGTCGACGCCGCCTACGCCGACTATCGCAAGCAGGCCATCGAGCCCAGCGAGACTCTGGGCGCCGATCCGGCCACCCGTCCGCAGGCGGTCGAGCTGGTCAAGCACGACGGCGTCGCCGACAAGGCCGTGGAGCCGGTCGAGAACGCCATCGAGGCCATCACCAAGAACGCCGAGGCCGAACTGGCGACGGAAGCCGCCGCCCAGAAGAAGGCTTCGATGGAATCGACCCTGGCCCTGGCCGTCGGCATCCTGATCACCGCCGGCATCGCCATCGGCGGCGGGCTGCTGCTGACGGGCGCCATCGCCAAGCCGGTCGCGGCCATGACCAACGCCATGCGCCGCCTGGCCGCCGGTGACAACACCGTGGCCGTGCCCGCCCAGGGCCGCAAGGACGAGATCGGCGACATGGCCGCCGCCGTCGCCTTCTTCAAGGACGCCGCGATCGAGAAGATCCGTGTCGAGCGGGCCGCCGCCGAACATCGCGAGGCCGCCGACGGCGAGCGCGCCGCCAACGAGGCCGAAAAGGCCGAGGCCGCGCGCGAGGACGGGCTCGCCATCACGGCCCTGAACGAAGCCCTCGACCGCCTTGCCGGCGGTGACCTGACGCACCGCATCGACACGCCGTTCGCGCCGAAGACCGAGAGCCTGCGGACCAACTTCAACGCCGCCGCCGACCGCATGCAACAGGCGATCCAGGCGATCGGCGCGGCCACCGGCGGGGTCAACAGCGGCACAGACGAGATCGCCGACGCCTCCGACAACCTCTCGCGCCGCACCGAGCAGCAGGCCGCCAGCCTGGAAGAGACCGCCGCCGCCCTGGACGAGATCACCGCCACGGTCCGCAAGACCGCCGCCGGCGCCAAGGAGGCCTCGCAGGTCGTGGCCACCGCGCGTTCGGACGCCGAACGCTCGGGCCACATCGTCAGCCAGGCCGTCTCGGCCATGACCGAGATCGAGACCTCGTCGAACCAGGTCAGCCAGATCATCGGCGTGATCGACGAGATCGCCTTCCAGACCAACCTGCTGGCCCTGAACGCCGGCGTCGAGGCGGCGCGCGCCGGCGAAGCCGGCCGTGGCTTCGCGGTCGTCGCCCAGGAAGTCCGGGCCCTGGCCCAGCGCTCGGCCGACGCCGCCAAGGAGATCAAGACCCTGATCTCGACCTCGACCGCCCAGGTCGAGACCGGCGTGGACCTGGTCGGTCAGACCGGCGAGGCCCTGAGCCGCATTGTCGAGCAGGTCGCCTCGATCGACGCCCTGATGCAGGAGATCTCGGCCTCGACCACCGAACAGGCCACGGGCCTGAACGAGGTCAACAGCGCCGTGAACCAGATGGACCAGGTCGTCCAGCAGAACGCCGCCATGGTGGAAGAGGCCACGGCCGCCACCCACTCGCTGAAGAACGAGGCCAAGTCGCTGTCGGAGATGGTCGCGCGCTTCCGCGTGAACCGGGCCCAGGCCGTGGCCGCTTCCGCGCCGGCTCCCGTGATGTCGGCGCCCGCCGCCCGTCCGCCCGCGCCGGTCTCCAAGGCCAGGCCGGCCTCGCGCCCGTCCGCGCCGATCTCGCGCGGCAACACCGCCGTGGCCGTCAACGAGGACTGGGAAGAATTCTGA
- the polA gene encoding DNA polymerase I — protein sequence MTDVAAPPLPNASELTQDGPAVRLFLVDGSAYLFRAYHALPPLTRKSDGLPVGAVQGFCNMLWKLMRDMQGDTPTHLAVIWDHSEKTFRNNLYDQYKAHRPPPPEDLIPQFPLVREATLAFGVPAIELPGYEADDLIAAYACKARAVGGEAVIVSSDKDLMQLVGDGVSMFDPMKGVRIEREQVFEKFGVYPEKVVDVQALCGDSVDNVPGAPGIGIKTAAQLINEYGDLDTLLARAGEIKQPKRRETLIEFADQIRLSRALVKLDCDTPLPQPLDELTVREPDKEVLAAFLEQMEFRTLARRVGDGSAAATPGTLDRPAGLGAGAQPKAPVSTISYMGAAARAAASPVAEPITVDHAAYACVRDIETLKAWVAKATAKGVVAFDTETDALSSATAGLCGVSLAIAPGEACYIPISHCEKADGLAFEAPADIEQIPLADVIATLKPLLEDPAVLKVAQNAKYDIAVLSRHGIEVSPIEDTMLISYVLEAGLHGHGMDELSELWLGHKPIPFKQVCGTGKGQISFKHVTLPEATAYAAEDADVTLRLYETLKPRLAREGLLTVYETLERPLPAVLARMENNGVRVDPEALRLLSNEFSLRMAQFEARAQELVGRPFNLGSPKQIGDVLFGEMALKGGKKTATGQWSTDSDVLESLALEHELPRVLLDWRQLSKLKGTYTENLIAAIAPSTGRVHTSYALAATTTGRLSSSDPNLQNIPVRTEEGRKIRKAFIAEPGKVLISADYSQIELRLLAHIGDIPQLKKAFQEGLDIHAMTASEMFDTPIEGMDPMIRRRAKAINFGIVYGISAFGLANQLGIGQGEAGAYIKTYFERFPGIQAYMDATKAFVREHGYVSTIFGRKITIPEIQSKSVGQRQFAERAAINAPIQGAASDVMRRAMIRMPAALRAAGLDAKMLLQVHDELVFEAPEGEADRACDVIRAVMEKAAEPAVALSVPLTVEARAALNWDEAH from the coding sequence ATGACCGACGTCGCCGCGCCCCCGCTTCCGAACGCTTCCGAACTGACCCAGGACGGCCCCGCCGTCCGGCTCTTCCTCGTCGACGGCTCGGCCTATCTGTTCCGCGCCTACCACGCCCTGCCGCCGCTGACCCGCAAGAGCGACGGCCTGCCGGTGGGCGCCGTCCAGGGCTTCTGCAACATGCTGTGGAAGCTGATGCGCGACATGCAGGGCGACACGCCCACGCACCTGGCGGTCATCTGGGACCACTCTGAGAAGACGTTCCGAAACAATCTGTACGACCAGTACAAGGCCCACCGTCCGCCGCCGCCCGAGGACCTGATCCCGCAGTTCCCCCTGGTGCGCGAGGCGACGCTGGCGTTCGGCGTGCCGGCCATCGAGCTGCCCGGCTACGAGGCCGACGACCTAATCGCCGCCTATGCCTGCAAGGCCAGGGCAGTGGGCGGCGAGGCGGTCATCGTCTCGTCCGACAAGGACCTGATGCAGCTGGTCGGCGACGGCGTCTCGATGTTCGATCCGATGAAGGGCGTGCGCATCGAGCGCGAGCAGGTGTTCGAGAAGTTCGGCGTCTATCCTGAGAAGGTCGTCGACGTGCAGGCCCTGTGCGGCGACAGCGTCGACAACGTGCCGGGCGCCCCGGGCATCGGGATCAAGACCGCCGCCCAGTTGATCAACGAATATGGCGACCTCGACACGCTGCTGGCCCGCGCTGGCGAGATCAAGCAGCCCAAGCGCCGCGAGACCCTGATCGAGTTCGCCGACCAGATCCGCCTGTCGCGGGCCCTGGTGAAGCTGGACTGCGACACGCCGCTGCCCCAGCCGCTGGACGAGCTGACCGTGCGCGAGCCGGACAAGGAAGTCCTGGCGGCCTTCCTCGAGCAGATGGAGTTCCGCACCCTGGCCCGCCGGGTCGGCGACGGCTCGGCCGCGGCGACGCCGGGGACGCTGGACCGGCCGGCCGGTCTGGGCGCGGGCGCCCAGCCCAAGGCGCCCGTCAGCACCATCTCGTACATGGGCGCGGCGGCCCGCGCCGCCGCCAGCCCGGTGGCCGAGCCGATCACCGTCGACCACGCCGCCTATGCCTGCGTCCGCGACATCGAGACCCTGAAGGCCTGGGTCGCCAAGGCGACGGCCAAGGGTGTCGTCGCCTTCGACACCGAGACCGACGCCCTGTCCTCGGCGACCGCCGGCCTGTGCGGCGTGTCGCTGGCCATCGCCCCGGGCGAGGCCTGCTACATCCCGATCAGCCACTGCGAGAAGGCCGACGGCCTGGCCTTCGAGGCGCCGGCCGATATCGAGCAGATCCCCCTGGCCGACGTGATCGCCACCCTGAAGCCGCTGCTGGAGGATCCGGCGGTGCTGAAGGTGGCCCAGAACGCCAAGTACGACATCGCCGTCCTCTCGCGGCACGGGATCGAGGTCTCGCCCATCGAGGACACCATGCTGATCAGCTACGTGCTGGAAGCGGGGCTGCACGGCCACGGCATGGACGAGCTGTCGGAGCTGTGGCTGGGCCATAAGCCGATCCCGTTCAAGCAGGTGTGCGGTACGGGCAAGGGCCAGATCAGCTTCAAGCACGTGACCCTGCCCGAGGCGACGGCCTACGCCGCCGAGGACGCCGACGTCACCCTGCGTCTCTACGAGACCCTGAAGCCGCGCCTGGCGCGCGAGGGCCTCCTGACCGTCTACGAGACCCTGGAGCGGCCGCTGCCGGCGGTGCTGGCGCGGATGGAGAACAACGGGGTGCGCGTCGACCCCGAGGCCCTGCGCCTGCTGTCCAACGAGTTCTCGCTGCGCATGGCCCAGTTCGAGGCCCGCGCCCAGGAGCTGGTGGGGCGTCCGTTCAACCTGGGCAGCCCCAAGCAGATCGGCGACGTGCTGTTCGGCGAGATGGCCCTGAAGGGCGGCAAGAAGACCGCCACCGGCCAGTGGTCGACAGACAGCGACGTGCTGGAGAGCCTGGCCCTGGAGCACGAGTTGCCCCGGGTCCTGCTGGACTGGCGCCAGCTGTCGAAGCTGAAGGGCACCTATACCGAGAACCTGATCGCGGCGATCGCGCCGTCGACTGGCCGGGTCCACACCTCGTACGCCCTGGCCGCGACGACGACGGGGCGGCTGTCGTCATCCGATCCCAACCTGCAGAACATTCCCGTCCGCACCGAGGAAGGCCGCAAGATCCGCAAGGCGTTCATCGCCGAGCCGGGCAAGGTGCTGATCAGCGCCGACTACAGCCAGATCGAGCTGCGTCTCCTGGCCCACATCGGCGACATCCCGCAGCTGAAGAAGGCCTTCCAGGAGGGCCTGGACATCCACGCCATGACGGCCTCGGAGATGTTCGACACGCCGATCGAGGGCATGGACCCGATGATCCGTCGCCGGGCCAAGGCCATCAACTTCGGCATCGTCTACGGCATCAGCGCGTTCGGCCTGGCCAACCAGCTGGGCATCGGCCAGGGCGAGGCCGGGGCCTATATCAAGACCTATTTCGAGCGCTTCCCCGGCATCCAGGCCTATATGGACGCGACCAAGGCCTTCGTGCGCGAGCACGGCTATGTCAGCACGATCTTCGGGCGGAAGATCACCATCCCCGAGATCCAGTCCAAGTCGGTCGGCCAGCGCCAGTTCGCCGAGCGGGCGGCGATCAACGCCCCGATCCAGGGCGCCGCGTCCGACGTCATGCGCCGGGCGATGATCCGCATGCCCGCCGCCCTTCGGGCCGCGGGACTGGACGCGAAGATGCTGCTGCAGGTGCACGACGAACTGGTCTTCGAGGCCCCGGAGGGCGAGGCCGACCGCGCCTGCGACGTGATCCGGGCCGTCATGGAGAAGGCCGCCGAGCCGGCCGTGGCGCTGTCCGTGCCGCTCACGGTCGAGGCCCGCGCCGCGCTCAACTGGGACGAGGCGCACTAA
- a CDS encoding TonB family protein has protein sequence MLSRKLLLVSLMAGLSVAFAHQARAEDEDDLAHVGAGGGWRPHFTVKVPRDKMKAAYPKGATVTGKAALDCTAADGGKLVDCKVAQENPAGQGFGQAALSVVGYERIKATDDAGAATTGRPVRTFFEFLGPGDANPNWLRKPTGQEIANVFPKKAIEDGVGGKATIGCQVTTEGFLQNCKVLYESPKDYNFGAAGLQLTPQLRMTPKMRGGKAVPGGTVAIPINWEAPSPSSMMTSTTVVLDPPWTIVPTQAEVNAAWPKEAAGLASGQAALRCGLDRSGRLRGCDVISESPRGKGFGKAALSLSKSFGVTFAPEDAKTARTFKIDVPFRFRDPATPDTRKLTKPRWIRTLSPEGMASVYPEAAVKAGVRTGQGAATCTVTATGELTSCQAARETPAGLDFGAAAIKAAGIMRMNPWTKEGDSVDGLVITLPITFTLENDEPAAAGAAKPGP, from the coding sequence GTGCTGTCGCGTAAGCTTCTGCTGGTCTCGCTCATGGCTGGCCTTTCGGTCGCGTTCGCCCACCAGGCCCGGGCCGAGGACGAGGACGACCTAGCCCACGTTGGGGCCGGCGGCGGCTGGAGGCCGCACTTCACGGTCAAGGTCCCGCGCGACAAGATGAAGGCCGCCTACCCCAAGGGCGCGACCGTCACCGGCAAGGCCGCCCTGGACTGCACGGCGGCCGACGGCGGCAAGCTGGTCGACTGCAAGGTCGCCCAGGAGAACCCCGCCGGCCAGGGCTTCGGCCAGGCGGCGTTGTCGGTGGTGGGATACGAGCGGATCAAGGCCACGGACGACGCCGGCGCCGCGACGACGGGACGACCGGTGCGGACCTTCTTCGAATTCCTCGGCCCCGGCGACGCCAATCCCAACTGGCTGCGCAAGCCGACCGGCCAGGAGATCGCCAACGTCTTTCCCAAGAAGGCCATCGAGGACGGCGTCGGCGGCAAGGCGACGATCGGCTGCCAGGTGACGACCGAGGGTTTCCTGCAGAACTGCAAGGTGCTGTACGAGTCGCCGAAGGACTACAATTTCGGCGCGGCCGGCCTGCAACTAACGCCGCAGCTGCGCATGACCCCCAAGATGCGCGGCGGCAAGGCCGTGCCCGGCGGCACGGTGGCCATCCCGATCAACTGGGAGGCGCCCTCGCCCTCCTCGATGATGACCAGCACCACGGTCGTCCTCGACCCGCCGTGGACCATCGTCCCCACCCAGGCCGAGGTCAACGCGGCCTGGCCCAAGGAGGCGGCGGGGTTGGCCTCGGGCCAGGCGGCCCTGCGCTGCGGCCTCGACCGCTCCGGCCGCCTGCGCGGCTGCGACGTGATTTCGGAGAGCCCGCGCGGCAAGGGCTTCGGCAAGGCGGCCCTGTCGCTGTCGAAGTCGTTCGGCGTCACCTTCGCGCCCGAGGACGCAAAGACCGCCAGGACCTTCAAGATCGATGTGCCGTTCCGCTTCCGCGACCCCGCCACGCCCGATACGCGCAAGCTGACCAAGCCCCGCTGGATCCGCACCCTGTCGCCCGAGGGCATGGCGTCGGTCTATCCCGAGGCGGCGGTCAAGGCCGGGGTCCGCACTGGACAGGGCGCGGCGACCTGCACCGTCACCGCCACCGGCGAGCTGACCAGCTGCCAGGCCGCCCGCGAGACGCCGGCCGGCCTCGACTTCGGCGCGGCGGCGATCAAGGCGGCCGGGATCATGCGCATGAACCCGTGGACCAAGGAGGGCGACAGCGTCGACGGCCTGGTCATCACCCTGCCGATCACCTTCACCCTCGAGAACGACGAGCCCGCCGCGGCGGGCGCGGCCAAGCCGGGCCCATAG
- a CDS encoding aspartate-semialdehyde dehydrogenase has product MGYRVAVVGATGNVGREMFNILEEVKFPVDKMHAIASRKSIGVEVSFGSQILRCEDLETFDFSTVDIVLMSAGGAISKAWGEKIGAAGPIVIDNSSHFRMDPDVPLVVPEVNPNAVDKLPKNIIANPNCSTAQLVVVLAPLHAEAKIKRVVVSTYQSVSGAGKEGMDELWEQTKGVFVLGAPPPKKFTKQIAFNVIPHIDVFMEDGYTKEEWKMMAETKKILDPSIKLTATAVRVPVMVGHAESVNIEFETPLDEEDVREILRDADGVEVIDKREDGGYMTPKESAGEFPVYVSRIRTDPTVENGIALWCVADNLRKGAALNAVQIAQLLHDKGLIKQKTPA; this is encoded by the coding sequence ATGGGTTACCGGGTCGCCGTGGTCGGCGCCACGGGCAATGTGGGCCGCGAGATGTTCAACATCCTCGAGGAAGTGAAATTCCCCGTGGACAAGATGCACGCCATCGCCAGCCGCAAATCCATCGGCGTCGAAGTCTCCTTCGGTAGCCAGATCCTGCGGTGCGAGGACCTGGAGACGTTCGACTTCTCGACCGTCGACATCGTGCTGATGAGCGCCGGCGGCGCCATCTCCAAGGCCTGGGGCGAGAAGATCGGCGCGGCCGGCCCGATCGTCATCGACAATTCCAGCCACTTCCGGATGGACCCAGACGTGCCGCTGGTGGTGCCGGAAGTGAACCCGAACGCCGTCGACAAGCTGCCCAAGAACATCATCGCCAACCCCAACTGCTCGACCGCGCAGCTGGTGGTAGTGCTGGCCCCCCTGCACGCTGAAGCCAAGATCAAGCGGGTGGTCGTCTCGACCTACCAGTCGGTGTCGGGCGCGGGCAAGGAAGGCATGGACGAGCTGTGGGAGCAGACCAAGGGCGTGTTCGTCCTGGGCGCCCCGCCGCCCAAGAAGTTCACCAAGCAGATCGCCTTCAACGTCATCCCGCACATCGATGTGTTCATGGAGGACGGCTACACGAAGGAAGAGTGGAAGATGATGGCGGAGACCAAGAAGATCCTGGATCCGTCGATCAAGCTGACCGCCACCGCCGTGCGCGTGCCGGTCATGGTCGGCCACGCCGAGTCGGTGAACATCGAATTCGAGACCCCGCTGGACGAGGAAGACGTCCGCGAGATCCTGCGCGACGCCGACGGCGTGGAAGTCATCGATAAGCGCGAGGACGGCGGCTACATGACGCCGAAGGAAAGCGCCGGCGAATTCCCGGTCTATGTCTCGCGCATCCGCACCGACCCGACCGTCGAGAACGGCATCGCGCTGTGGTGCGTGGCCGACAACCTGCGCAAGGGCGCGGCCCTGAACGCCGTGCAGATCGCCCAGCTGCTGCACGACAAGGGCCTGATCAAGCAGAAGACCCCGGCCTAG